From Streptomyces sp. TLI_235, a single genomic window includes:
- a CDS encoding CDP-glycerol:poly(glycerophosphate) glycerophosphotransferase, with translation MAPRLSVVVPIYNVERYLEECLDSIAAQTFTDLECVMVDDGSKDGSAAIAEAYAAKDARFRLVKQENKGLGAARNTGYRHIADGTEFLAFVDSDDTLPPSAYELMIGTLDETGSDFCTGNVQRFRAVGYYQSGGHRKPFKETRLRTHITEIPTLVTDRTAWNKVYRRSFFDGADILYPEGILYEDAPVSVPHHYLATSVDVLSEPIYHWREREVGEMSITQMKTNPKGLIDRVASMELVRAWLLKQTDPKFKRYLRSYDENNLVEEIPMFFWSVLDGDQGYRDAYQECVGRLLRAIGPEQIRKLRAPLRLKYHLTLQGRMDELVEQMRFEKDSNGAAPARGLLRAYADYPFLRGGRKSVPADVLRLDNALVMRSRLYDATWTDGKLRLNGHAFPEHLGVEHRTDMVRVLVLREAKGRRVLAVPAKAQYSPEATASSPHDLYSCDWAGFTATVDAKRFKHRGEWREGSWRVLVAGVGKGGVYKGRISGGWSDSAEYPPVQWVDQDVRIVPWFKDNHLNLRVERVRVRAAEVSASGGSVTVVGLAVSGLDLAGARLRLKHVESDRDLHFPLELGAPAGREVPFTAVFPIAELTAVREAWAALDPASSERLRDRWDTELELADGTTVPVVLDDRAAPEQLDQPIDGDTRTLYTKPSPSGYLQFVDQVLQPVIESITAASGTEGFLVGGSFPLGGTHRYELVIRHSWREEEHQYPVEITDGRFKAALPAVPTASFAGQVPLAMGTWQVFFRPVGAAADALFPPALLAQACHGALPLEVEARGKRITLERRGHDGLSLEAHQALLPEERSGYTQRKHRHAFPELQRRPLTDAVLYIGPLGSRYADSARAIHEELVRRNTPVRHLWTSDDLQADLPQTAEAVRQWSPEWFEALATARYVVTGTHLPDFFVRRDGQKVLQTWHGTPLKRIGHDFEKVWFTDAEYLKHLDREVPQWNLLLSPNRWSTQVLRRAFRFEGEIVESGYPRNDLLFAADREKTAERVRERLGLPEGKKVVLYAPTYREDRRRPQDGYQFDLRLDLAAAKAALGDDQVLLVRAHDMVCGQVAEAGDGYVWDVSTYPDVAELLLVADVLVTDYSSVMFDFANTGRPMLFFTYDLEHYRDNLRGFSFDFEATAPGPLLATSEAVVEALGRVDRVAAEHADAYAAFRETYTDLEDGKAAERAADALLG, from the coding sequence ATGGCCCCTCGACTCTCCGTCGTCGTCCCGATCTACAACGTCGAGCGCTACCTCGAGGAGTGCCTGGACTCCATCGCCGCCCAGACCTTCACCGACCTGGAATGCGTCATGGTCGACGACGGTTCCAAGGACGGCAGCGCCGCGATCGCCGAGGCCTACGCCGCCAAGGACGCCCGGTTCCGCCTGGTCAAGCAGGAGAACAAGGGCCTCGGCGCGGCCCGCAACACCGGCTACCGGCACATCGCCGACGGCACCGAGTTCCTCGCCTTCGTCGACAGCGACGACACGCTGCCGCCGAGCGCGTACGAGCTGATGATCGGCACCCTCGACGAGACCGGCTCGGACTTCTGCACCGGCAACGTGCAGCGCTTCCGGGCCGTCGGCTACTACCAGTCGGGCGGCCACCGCAAGCCGTTCAAGGAGACCCGGCTGCGGACGCACATCACCGAGATCCCCACGCTGGTCACCGACCGCACCGCGTGGAACAAGGTGTACCGCCGCAGCTTCTTCGACGGCGCGGACATCCTCTACCCCGAGGGCATCCTGTACGAGGACGCCCCGGTGAGCGTGCCCCACCACTACCTGGCGACCAGCGTCGACGTGCTCTCCGAGCCGATCTACCACTGGCGCGAGCGCGAGGTCGGCGAGATGTCGATCACGCAGATGAAGACCAACCCCAAGGGCCTCATCGACCGGGTGGCCTCGATGGAGCTCGTCCGGGCCTGGCTGCTGAAGCAGACCGACCCGAAGTTCAAGCGCTACCTGCGCAGCTACGACGAGAACAACCTCGTCGAGGAGATCCCGATGTTCTTCTGGTCCGTCCTGGACGGCGACCAGGGCTACCGGGACGCCTACCAGGAGTGCGTCGGCCGGCTGCTGCGCGCCATCGGCCCCGAGCAGATCCGCAAGCTCCGCGCCCCGCTGCGGCTGAAGTACCACCTGACCCTGCAGGGCCGGATGGACGAGCTCGTCGAGCAGATGCGCTTCGAGAAGGACAGCAACGGCGCCGCCCCGGCCCGCGGCCTGCTGCGCGCCTACGCCGACTACCCGTTCCTGCGCGGCGGCCGCAAGAGTGTGCCCGCCGACGTGCTGCGGTTGGACAACGCGCTCGTCATGCGCAGCCGGCTCTACGACGCCACCTGGACGGACGGCAAGCTGCGGCTGAACGGCCACGCCTTCCCCGAGCACCTCGGCGTCGAGCACCGCACCGACATGGTCCGGGTGCTGGTGCTCCGCGAGGCCAAGGGCCGCCGGGTGCTGGCCGTGCCCGCCAAGGCGCAGTACAGCCCGGAGGCCACCGCCAGCTCCCCGCACGACCTGTACAGCTGTGACTGGGCCGGTTTCACCGCCACCGTCGACGCCAAGCGCTTCAAGCACCGCGGCGAGTGGCGCGAGGGCTCCTGGCGCGTCCTGGTGGCCGGTGTCGGCAAGGGCGGCGTCTACAAGGGCCGGATCTCCGGCGGCTGGAGCGACTCCGCCGAGTACCCGCCGGTCCAGTGGGTGGACCAGGACGTGCGGATCGTGCCCTGGTTCAAGGACAACCACCTCAACCTGCGCGTCGAGCGGGTCCGGGTGCGGGCCGCCGAGGTGAGCGCCTCCGGCGGCAGCGTGACGGTGGTCGGCCTCGCCGTGTCCGGGCTCGACCTGGCGGGGGCGCGGCTGCGCCTGAAGCACGTCGAGTCCGACCGCGACCTGCACTTCCCGCTGGAGCTGGGCGCCCCGGCCGGCCGCGAGGTGCCCTTCACCGCGGTCTTCCCGATCGCTGAGCTGACCGCCGTCCGCGAGGCCTGGGCCGCGCTGGACCCGGCCTCCTCGGAGCGGCTGCGCGACCGCTGGGACACCGAGCTGGAGCTGGCCGACGGCACCACCGTGCCCGTCGTGCTGGACGACCGCGCCGCCCCCGAGCAGCTCGACCAGCCGATCGACGGGGACACCCGGACGCTCTACACCAAGCCCTCCCCCAGCGGCTACCTCCAGTTCGTCGACCAGGTGCTGCAGCCGGTGATCGAGTCGATCACCGCGGCCAGCGGCACCGAGGGCTTCCTGGTCGGCGGCTCCTTCCCGCTCGGCGGCACGCACCGCTACGAGCTGGTGATCCGGCACAGCTGGCGGGAGGAGGAGCACCAGTACCCGGTGGAGATCACCGACGGCCGGTTCAAGGCCGCGCTGCCGGCCGTGCCGACCGCCTCGTTCGCCGGTCAGGTGCCGCTCGCCATGGGCACCTGGCAGGTGTTCTTCCGTCCGGTCGGCGCCGCCGCCGACGCCCTGTTCCCGCCGGCGCTGCTCGCCCAGGCCTGCCACGGCGCGCTGCCGCTGGAGGTCGAGGCCCGCGGCAAGCGGATCACCCTGGAGCGGCGCGGCCACGACGGCCTGTCGCTGGAGGCGCACCAGGCGCTGCTGCCGGAGGAGCGCAGCGGCTACACCCAGCGCAAGCACCGGCACGCCTTCCCCGAGCTGCAGCGCCGCCCGCTGACCGACGCGGTGCTGTACATCGGTCCGCTCGGCAGCCGGTACGCGGACTCGGCCCGGGCGATCCACGAGGAGCTCGTCCGGCGCAACACCCCGGTGCGCCACCTGTGGACCTCGGACGACCTGCAGGCCGACCTGCCGCAGACCGCCGAGGCGGTCCGGCAGTGGAGCCCGGAGTGGTTCGAGGCGCTGGCCACCGCGCGGTACGTCGTCACCGGCACGCACCTGCCCGACTTCTTCGTCCGCCGCGACGGCCAGAAGGTGCTGCAGACCTGGCACGGCACCCCGCTGAAGCGGATCGGCCACGACTTCGAGAAGGTCTGGTTCACCGACGCGGAGTACCTGAAGCACCTCGACCGCGAGGTGCCGCAGTGGAACCTGCTGCTGTCGCCGAACCGCTGGTCGACCCAGGTGCTGCGGCGCGCCTTCCGGTTCGAGGGCGAGATCGTCGAGTCCGGCTACCCGCGCAACGACCTGCTGTTCGCGGCGGACCGGGAGAAGACCGCCGAGCGGGTGCGGGAGCGGCTCGGCCTGCCCGAGGGCAAGAAGGTCGTGCTGTACGCGCCGACCTACCGCGAGGACCGGCGCCGTCCGCAGGACGGCTACCAGTTCGACCTGCGGCTGGACCTGGCGGCGGCGAAGGCCGCGCTCGGCGACGACCAGGTGCTGCTGGTGCGCGCCCACGACATGGTGTGCGGTCAGGTCGCCGAGGCGGGCGACGGCTACGTCTGGGACGTCTCCACCTACCCCGACGTCGCCGAACTGCTGCTGGTCGCGGACGTACTGGTCACCGACTACTCGTCGGTCATGTTCGACTTCGCGAACACCGGCCGGCCGATGCTCTTCTTCACCTACGACCTGGAGCACTACCGGGACAACCTGCGCGGCTTCAGCTTCGACTTCGAGGCGACCGCCCCCGGTCCGCTGCTGGCCACCTCCGAGGCGGTCGTCGAGGCGCTCGGCCGGGTCGACCGGGTCGCGGCGGAGCACGCCGACGCGTACGCGGCGTTCCGTGAGACGTACACGGACCTGGAGGACGGCAAGGCCGCGGAGCGCGCGGCCGACGCCCTGCTGGGCTGA
- a CDS encoding methyltransferase family protein, which produces MPEDREPTKAGSPTGGATADASYTERLVTLEQSGIKRLLPTQAPYRWNLRRLGLGRVLDVGCGVGRNLQNCGPDSVGVDHNETSVATARARGLEAYTAAEFDADPELSRPGAFDSMLVAHVLEHLDLETCRELMASYLPSIRSGGRVVLITPQSAGYRSDPTHVRFVDFAGLRALAEEFGLVVDRSYSFPLPEAAGKVFKYNEYVLVGLVP; this is translated from the coding sequence ATGCCCGAAGACCGCGAGCCGACCAAGGCCGGTTCCCCCACCGGCGGCGCCACCGCCGACGCCTCCTACACGGAGCGTCTGGTGACCCTGGAGCAGTCCGGCATCAAGCGGCTGCTGCCCACCCAGGCGCCCTACCGCTGGAACCTGCGCCGGCTCGGCCTCGGCCGGGTGCTGGACGTGGGCTGCGGTGTCGGGCGGAACCTGCAGAACTGCGGCCCGGACAGCGTCGGCGTGGACCACAACGAGACCTCGGTGGCCACCGCCCGGGCCCGCGGCCTGGAGGCGTACACCGCGGCCGAGTTCGACGCCGACCCGGAGCTCTCCCGGCCGGGCGCCTTCGACAGCATGCTGGTCGCGCACGTACTGGAGCACCTCGACCTGGAGACCTGCCGGGAGCTGATGGCGAGCTACCTGCCGAGCATCCGCTCCGGCGGCAGGGTCGTGCTGATCACCCCGCAGTCGGCCGGGTACCGCTCGGACCCGACGCACGTGCGGTTCGTGGACTTCGCCGGGCTGCGCGCGCTCGCGGAGGAGTTCGGGCTGGTGGTCGACCGGTCGTACTCCTTCCCGCTCCCCGAGGCGGCCGGGAAGGTCTTCAAGTACAACGAGTACGTGCTCGTGGGACTCGTCCCCTGA
- a CDS encoding glycosyltransferase involved in cell wall bisynthesis gives MPRFSVIVPVYQVEEYLAECLDSVLSQSCADFELLAVDDRSPDGCGAMLDEAAGRDARIRVLHLDENVGLGRARNAGLAVATGDYVIFLDSDDTLTPGLLQAIDERLTACEDPDILVYDYARTYWDGRVARSNSAPLFARSGPDVFDLDGRPDLLDLLMVVWNKAYRRDWIAAEGLTFPAGYYEDTPWTFPALLAAARMTMLDQVGVHYRQRKQGGNILATVSRKHFDIFDQYDLVFAFLDRRPDLDRWRPVVFARMVHHLNTVVSRPDRVPPGDRREFFRRAARHCARLRPTGYRPAAGAEGVRTELLSHGHYLTYQSVRALARTRQLAARAARRARRAASIRDVTPAQARPASPPAAAPQPAARADGTASDVGTSTGS, from the coding sequence ATGCCCCGCTTCAGCGTGATCGTCCCCGTCTACCAGGTCGAGGAGTACCTGGCCGAGTGTCTCGACTCGGTGCTGTCCCAGTCGTGCGCGGACTTCGAGCTCCTCGCCGTCGACGACCGCTCACCGGACGGCTGCGGGGCGATGCTGGACGAGGCCGCCGGACGGGACGCCCGCATCCGGGTGCTCCACCTCGACGAGAACGTCGGCCTCGGCCGCGCCCGCAACGCCGGCCTCGCCGTCGCCACCGGCGACTACGTGATCTTCCTGGACAGCGACGACACGCTCACCCCCGGCCTGCTGCAGGCGATCGACGAGCGGCTGACGGCCTGCGAGGACCCGGACATCCTGGTCTACGACTACGCGCGCACCTACTGGGACGGCCGCGTGGCGCGCTCCAACTCCGCGCCGCTGTTCGCCCGTTCCGGCCCCGACGTGTTCGACCTCGACGGCCGCCCGGACCTCCTCGACCTGCTCATGGTGGTCTGGAACAAGGCCTACCGCCGCGACTGGATCGCCGCCGAGGGCCTCACCTTCCCCGCCGGGTACTACGAGGACACCCCGTGGACCTTTCCGGCGCTGCTCGCCGCCGCGCGGATGACGATGCTCGACCAGGTCGGCGTCCACTACCGCCAGCGCAAGCAGGGCGGCAACATACTCGCCACCGTCAGCCGGAAGCACTTCGACATCTTCGACCAGTACGACCTGGTCTTCGCCTTCCTCGACCGGCGCCCCGACCTCGACCGCTGGCGGCCGGTGGTCTTCGCCCGGATGGTGCACCACCTCAACACCGTGGTCAGCCGCCCGGACCGGGTGCCGCCCGGCGACCGCCGCGAGTTCTTCCGCCGCGCCGCCCGGCACTGCGCCCGGCTCCGTCCGACCGGCTACCGGCCCGCCGCCGGCGCCGAGGGCGTGCGCACCGAACTGCTCAGCCACGGCCACTACCTCACCTACCAGAGCGTCCGCGCGCTCGCCCGGACCCGGCAGCTCGCCGCCCGCGCGGCCCGCCGGGCCAGGCGCGCCGCCAGCATCCGCGACGTCACCCCGGCGCAGGCCCGCCCCGCGTCCCCGCCGGCCGCCGCCCCGCAGCCCGCGGCCCGGGCCGACGGCACCGCCTCCGACGTCGGTACGTCCACCGGCTCCTGA
- a CDS encoding membrane protein: MDFLTRLPVVGPLVARLMRSRAWQAYQLFTDTQGNRLAGAVTFFGFLALFPLLTVGLAIAAATLSQSQVDELQKDIADQASGLSDAIDLNSLVDNAATVGVISGVLLLISGLGWVETMRGSIRAIWRLPQDPGKVLVRKAWDCVVLLGLGVVCLLSLGASAGATTLARRLADAIGLSGGAGRAVLTVAGFVIAVGADLLLFAYLLAPFPRITDQTRRALFGGALIGAVGFEVLKVALSSYLGSVAGRSIYGAFGVPVALLLWIDFVARLLLYCAAWTALADPAAARMRAHEQGRRLIEASAEK; the protein is encoded by the coding sequence GTGGACTTCCTCACCCGTCTCCCGGTCGTCGGACCGCTGGTGGCCCGCCTGATGCGCAGCCGCGCCTGGCAGGCCTACCAGCTGTTCACCGACACCCAGGGCAACCGGCTGGCTGGCGCGGTGACCTTCTTCGGCTTCCTCGCGCTCTTCCCGCTGCTCACCGTGGGCCTGGCGATCGCCGCCGCCACCCTCTCGCAGTCCCAAGTCGACGAGCTCCAGAAGGACATCGCCGACCAGGCCTCCGGCCTCTCCGACGCGATCGACCTGAACTCCCTGGTGGACAACGCGGCCACGGTCGGCGTGATCAGCGGCGTCCTGCTGCTGATCTCCGGACTGGGATGGGTGGAGACCATGCGCGGCTCGATCCGCGCGATCTGGCGGCTGCCCCAGGACCCGGGCAAGGTCCTCGTCCGCAAGGCCTGGGACTGCGTGGTGCTGCTCGGCCTCGGCGTGGTCTGCCTGCTCTCGCTCGGCGCCTCGGCCGGCGCCACCACCCTCGCCCGGCGGCTCGCCGACGCGATCGGGCTCAGCGGCGGCGCCGGCCGCGCGGTCCTGACCGTGGCCGGCTTCGTCATCGCCGTCGGCGCCGACCTGCTGCTCTTCGCCTACCTCCTGGCGCCCTTCCCGCGGATCACCGACCAGACCCGCCGCGCCCTGTTCGGCGGTGCGCTGATCGGTGCGGTCGGCTTCGAGGTGCTCAAGGTGGCGCTCTCCTCCTATCTGGGCTCGGTCGCCGGCCGCAGCATCTACGGCGCCTTCGGCGTCCCGGTCGCCCTGCTGCTGTGGATCGACTTCGTCGCCCGGCTGCTGCTGTACTGCGCCGCCTGGACCGCCCTCGCCGACCCGGCGGCCGCCCGGATGCGCGCACACGAACAGGGCCGCAGGCTGATCGAAGCGTCAGCCGAGAAGTGA
- a CDS encoding methyltransferase family protein, whose translation MTSADTATAAPVPRTPDDVPGWFWKADQEIFGWLLSRQTAAGTSGDLLELGAYLGRSAVVLGRYLQPGETFTVCDLFDSDAPDAENSAEMDMSYRKSLTRQAFETNYLAFHEELPVIVQAPTSVLADGRVPAGSCRFVHVDASHLYEHVAGDALVARDVLAKDGVVAFDDYRAPHTPGVAAAVWEAVFNLGLKPVCLTPEKFYGTWGDAAAVQKDLLARDWRGEGFRMDDEQIAGHTCYRLAFDGPQPDGAPQVRPAAPQRSTARRIAIDVLPPFATRAARRAMRAARARGVR comes from the coding sequence GTGACCAGCGCAGACACCGCCACCGCCGCCCCCGTCCCGCGCACGCCGGACGACGTGCCCGGTTGGTTCTGGAAGGCGGACCAGGAGATCTTCGGCTGGCTGCTGAGCCGCCAGACCGCCGCTGGCACCAGCGGCGACCTGCTGGAGCTCGGCGCCTACCTCGGCCGCAGCGCCGTCGTCCTCGGCCGGTACCTGCAGCCCGGCGAGACCTTCACGGTCTGCGACCTCTTCGACTCCGACGCCCCCGACGCGGAGAACTCGGCCGAGATGGACATGTCCTACCGCAAGTCACTCACCCGGCAGGCCTTCGAAACCAACTACCTCGCCTTCCACGAGGAACTGCCGGTGATCGTCCAGGCCCCCACCTCGGTCCTCGCCGACGGCCGCGTTCCGGCCGGCTCCTGCCGCTTCGTCCACGTCGACGCCTCGCACCTGTACGAGCACGTGGCGGGCGACGCGCTGGTCGCCCGGGACGTCCTCGCCAAGGACGGCGTGGTCGCCTTCGACGACTACCGCGCCCCGCACACCCCCGGCGTGGCCGCCGCCGTCTGGGAGGCGGTCTTCAACCTCGGCCTCAAGCCCGTCTGCCTCACCCCGGAGAAGTTCTACGGCACCTGGGGCGACGCCGCGGCCGTCCAGAAGGACCTGCTGGCCCGCGACTGGCGTGGCGAGGGCTTCCGGATGGACGACGAGCAGATCGCCGGCCACACCTGCTACCGGCTCGCCTTCGACGGCCCCCAGCCGGACGGCGCCCCGCAGGTCCGTCCGGCCGCACCGCAGCGTTCCACGGCGCGGCGGATCGCCATCGACGTCCTGCCGCCGTTCGCCACCCGGGCCGCCCGCAGGGCCATGCGCGCCGCCCGCGCCCGCGGCGTCCGCTGA
- a CDS encoding D-alanyl-D-alanine carboxypeptidase (penicillin-binding protein 5/6), with the protein MLIDRHLALRCAAASAAGLFALAPASAAAARPRAAAEVVGGERLARPGVQVAPESGAPDLPGGLTARSWLVADGTSGEVLASYNAHATLPPASTLKMLFADTVLPKLDREAVHRVAPEELTGLGAGSSLVGIKEDLDYKVEDLWRGVFLSSGNDAVHVLAHMNGGIERTVTQMQARADALQAHDTHVVTPDGYDQDGQVSSAYDLTLFARAGLRNPDFRSYCSTRDAQFPGAVDRNTGQRGSFGIANTDRLLGRYPGLIGVKNGYTTNAGSTFTGAAERDGRLLLVTVMHTSTYQKVYDEAAALLDWGFSAADRVSPVGELAEDTSAVQVAPTAEPKPNPVPDTVPSASPSPPRSVPAAPPVAAPAAERQEEHARRTGGTVGMLAAGLCAAAALAAALRLRRDRAGRLSLRPALRRWAGSATAARRR; encoded by the coding sequence ATGCTGATCGACCGTCACCTCGCGCTCCGATGTGCCGCCGCATCCGCCGCCGGCCTGTTCGCCCTCGCTCCGGCCTCGGCCGCGGCCGCCCGGCCGCGGGCCGCCGCGGAGGTGGTCGGCGGCGAGCGGCTGGCCCGGCCGGGGGTGCAGGTCGCCCCGGAGTCCGGTGCGCCGGACCTGCCCGGCGGTCTCACCGCCCGGTCCTGGCTGGTCGCGGACGGCACCTCGGGCGAGGTGCTGGCCTCGTACAACGCGCACGCCACGCTGCCGCCGGCGTCCACGCTGAAGATGCTGTTCGCCGACACGGTGCTGCCCAAGCTGGACCGGGAGGCCGTGCACCGGGTCGCCCCGGAGGAGCTGACCGGGCTGGGGGCGGGCAGCAGCCTGGTCGGGATCAAGGAGGACCTCGACTACAAGGTGGAGGACCTGTGGCGCGGTGTCTTCCTGAGCTCGGGCAACGACGCGGTGCACGTGCTGGCCCACATGAACGGCGGCATCGAGCGCACCGTCACCCAGATGCAGGCGCGGGCGGACGCGCTGCAGGCGCACGACACCCATGTGGTCACCCCGGACGGCTACGACCAGGACGGCCAGGTCTCCTCGGCGTACGACCTGACGCTGTTCGCCCGCGCGGGGCTGCGCAATCCGGACTTCCGGTCGTACTGCTCGACCCGGGACGCGCAGTTCCCCGGCGCGGTGGACCGGAACACCGGTCAGCGCGGGAGCTTCGGGATCGCGAACACCGACCGGCTGCTGGGCAGGTACCCGGGCCTGATCGGGGTGAAGAACGGCTACACGACCAACGCCGGGTCGACCTTCACCGGGGCGGCCGAACGGGACGGCCGGCTGCTGCTCGTCACGGTGATGCACACGTCGACCTACCAGAAGGTGTACGACGAGGCGGCGGCCCTGCTCGACTGGGGGTTCTCCGCCGCCGACCGGGTCAGCCCGGTGGGCGAGCTGGCCGAGGACACCTCGGCGGTTCAGGTGGCCCCGACGGCCGAGCCGAAGCCCAATCCGGTGCCGGACACCGTGCCCTCCGCCTCGCCGAGCCCACCGCGGTCGGTGCCCGCCGCACCTCCGGTGGCCGCCCCGGCGGCCGAGCGGCAGGAGGAGCACGCCCGGCGGACGGGCGGCACGGTGGGGATGCTGGCCGCGGGGCTGTGCGCGGCGGCAGCGCTGGCGGCGGCCCTGCGGCTGCGCCGGGACCGGGCCGGGCGGCTGTCGCTGCGGCCCGCCCTGCGCCGTTGGGCGGGCTCCGCGACGGCGGCCCGGCGACGCTGA
- a CDS encoding succinate dehydrogenase subunit B, with protein MSTPTLEKHSAALDAAEAGATALINVTLRIRRFNPEEHPDPVWVDYQLLMDPKERVLDALNKVKWELDGTLTYRRSCAHGICGSDAMRINGRNRLACKTLIKDVNPEKPITVEPIKGLAVLKDLIVDMDPFFQAYKDVMPFLITKGNDPTRERLQSQEERERFDDTTKCILCAACTSSCPVFWNDGQYFGPAAIVNAHRFIFDSRDEGAEQRLEVLNDREGVWRCRTTFNCSEACPRGIEVTKAIAEVKRALVTRRF; from the coding sequence ATGAGCACTCCGACCCTGGAGAAGCACTCGGCCGCTCTGGACGCCGCCGAGGCCGGCGCGACCGCGCTGATCAACGTCACCCTGCGGATCCGCCGGTTCAACCCGGAGGAGCACCCGGACCCGGTGTGGGTGGACTACCAGCTGCTGATGGACCCGAAGGAGCGCGTCCTGGACGCCCTCAACAAGGTCAAGTGGGAGCTGGACGGCACCCTGACGTACCGCCGCTCGTGCGCCCACGGCATCTGCGGCTCGGACGCCATGCGGATCAACGGCCGCAACCGGCTGGCGTGCAAGACCCTGATCAAGGACGTCAACCCGGAGAAGCCGATCACGGTCGAGCCCATCAAGGGCCTCGCGGTCCTGAAGGACCTGATCGTCGACATGGACCCGTTCTTCCAGGCGTACAAGGACGTCATGCCGTTCCTCATCACCAAGGGGAACGACCCGACGCGCGAGCGCCTGCAGTCCCAGGAGGAGCGCGAGCGCTTCGACGACACCACCAAGTGCATCCTGTGCGCCGCGTGCACGTCGTCCTGCCCGGTGTTCTGGAACGACGGCCAGTACTTCGGCCCGGCCGCGATCGTGAACGCGCACCGCTTCATCTTCGACTCGCGCGACGAGGGTGCGGAGCAGCGGCTGGAGGTCCTCAACGACCGTGAGGGCGTGTGGCGCTGCCGCACCACCTTCAACTGCTCGGAGGCCTGCCCGCGCGGCATCGAGGTCACCAAGGCGATCGCCGAGGTGAAGCGCGCGCTGGTCACCCGCCGCTTCTGA